Proteins from a single region of Verrucomicrobiia bacterium:
- a CDS encoding AAA family ATPase, translated as MNFQTELETLIRARYPILYIVSSEEMRVQNLAVEIAKKRQKKVFEWSYSTGIVPAGTSIQSQKHRNAATKDPLAALDQVIEQVEPALFIFKDFHPFLTKNNFAVVRKLKEIAIHLKNSFKTIILVSPIMEIPTELEKEITVLNYPLPSREDLSDLLDKIIADVKQFKQVVIALDEAGRERLLQAALGLTLGEAENVFAKIIVKDERLSGDDVNEVFAEKQQIIRKSGLLEYYATTEGFSQIGGLAVLKDWLGKRALAFSKEARAFGLPAPKGILMLGVQGCGKSLCAKAVSTQWQLPLLRFDMGRMFGSLVGSSEENVRRAIAVAESVAPAILWVDEIDKAFAGSQGSGATDGGTTARVFGTFLTWLSEKSAPVFVVATANDISQLPPELLRKGRLDEIFFVDLPSRQERLEVFRIHLQKHARDAALFDLDALADASPQFSGAEIEEAINSALYDAFYSKVELTTEHVLEALAQTVPLAKTMDEQINRLRSWAEGRARNASVARDGQKQPTARRMEL; from the coding sequence ATGAACTTTCAGACTGAACTGGAGACGCTCATTCGGGCGCGCTACCCGATCCTTTACATCGTTTCGAGCGAAGAGATGCGCGTGCAGAACCTGGCGGTCGAGATTGCCAAAAAGCGGCAGAAAAAGGTCTTCGAATGGAGCTACAGCACCGGGATTGTCCCAGCGGGCACATCCATCCAATCCCAAAAACATCGCAACGCCGCTACGAAAGACCCCCTGGCCGCCCTCGACCAGGTTATCGAGCAGGTCGAACCGGCCCTCTTTATCTTTAAAGATTTTCACCCGTTTCTGACCAAGAACAACTTTGCTGTCGTGCGGAAGCTCAAGGAGATTGCCATCCACTTGAAGAACAGCTTCAAGACCATCATCCTGGTTTCCCCGATCATGGAGATACCGACTGAATTGGAAAAGGAGATCACGGTGCTCAACTATCCTCTCCCATCACGGGAGGATTTGAGCGATCTGCTCGACAAGATCATCGCCGATGTCAAACAGTTCAAGCAGGTCGTCATCGCCCTCGATGAGGCCGGGCGCGAGCGCCTGCTCCAGGCCGCTTTGGGCCTCACCTTGGGCGAAGCCGAAAACGTCTTTGCCAAGATCATCGTCAAAGACGAACGCCTCAGCGGGGACGATGTCAACGAGGTCTTCGCCGAAAAGCAGCAGATCATTCGCAAGAGCGGTTTGCTGGAATACTACGCAACCACCGAAGGTTTTTCGCAAATTGGCGGCCTGGCCGTCCTGAAGGATTGGTTGGGCAAACGCGCGCTGGCCTTCTCCAAAGAGGCGCGGGCCTTCGGGTTGCCCGCCCCCAAGGGCATCCTCATGCTGGGCGTGCAGGGCTGCGGCAAGAGCCTGTGCGCCAAGGCCGTCTCAACCCAATGGCAACTGCCCCTGTTGCGTTTCGATATGGGGCGCATGTTCGGCAGCCTCGTCGGGTCCTCAGAGGAAAACGTCCGCCGGGCCATTGCCGTGGCCGAATCGGTTGCTCCGGCCATTCTTTGGGTGGACGAAATTGACAAGGCCTTCGCCGGTTCCCAGGGGTCCGGCGCCACCGACGGCGGCACCACCGCCCGCGTGTTCGGCACTTTCCTGACCTGGCTTTCTGAAAAGAGCGCTCCGGTCTTTGTCGTTGCCACCGCTAACGATATCTCTCAATTGCCCCCGGAACTGCTCCGCAAAGGCCGGCTCGACGAGATTTTTTTTGTCGATCTGCCCAGCCGCCAGGAGCGCCTCGAGGTCTTCCGCATTCACCTCCAAAAACACGCGCGCGACGCCGCCCTCTTTGATCTGGATGCCTTGGCCGACGCCAGCCCTCAGTTCAGCGGCGCAGAAATCGAGGAGGCAATTAACAGCGCCCTCTACGATGCCTTCTACTCGAAGGTCGAGTTGACTACTGAACACGTCCTGGAAGCTCTGGCGCAAACTGTGCCCTTGGCCAAAACCATGGACGAGCAGATCAATCGGCTCCGCAGTTGGGCTGAGGGCCGCGCTCGTAACGCCAGCGTGGCGCGCGATGGCCAAAAGCAACCCACCGCGCGGCGGATGGAATTGTAA
- a CDS encoding NAD-dependent malic enzyme: protein MKNKSTFNVHWSRGEQVLRDPAQNKDAGFTLAERRRLGIEGLLPPAVLSIEQQVAVEWEHISSKKDSLEQYIGLISLLDRNETLFYRLLVENLKLLVPIIYTPTVGLACQQFSHIYRRPRGLFLCPKDRGQIAQRLRNFRRDIRLIVVTDNERILGLGDQGAGGMAIPIGKLVLYSAGAGIHPSLCLPISLDVGTDNSALLEDPYYVGYRGRRLRSAEYDLFIEEFVQAVKHVFPRALLQWEDFKKANAFNLLERYAQRLASFNDDIQGTAAVTLAGILSAVGALGHSLRQQRFLMFGSGAAGVGIGRLLRTALRAESLTEAEARQCQIFMDSEGVVWEGRGELERHKREAALRPEDFPALGLAQPPPVALEQVILSCRPTVLIGATGQPGDFTPAVIRAMAKGCERPIIFPLSNPTSKAECTPAEALLHSDGRALIATGSPFEPVTFNGQKHVIGQCNNVFVFPGVGLGVLISEASRVTDSMFLAAARALAFFSNSRPSGPGCLYPSLRDLREVSRLIAFKVAQTARDEGFGRSLNDAAIQSAIDDFCWAPNYEGGKCRSEKAAQTGFVGNGFALTAQTTPALKS, encoded by the coding sequence ATGAAAAACAAATCGACGTTCAACGTGCATTGGTCGCGAGGCGAGCAGGTCTTGCGCGACCCGGCGCAAAACAAGGATGCCGGCTTCACTTTGGCCGAGCGGCGGCGGCTGGGAATAGAAGGCCTGCTGCCGCCAGCGGTTCTCAGTATCGAACAGCAGGTTGCCGTCGAATGGGAGCACATTAGCTCGAAGAAAGACTCGCTCGAACAGTACATCGGTTTGATTTCCCTGTTGGACCGCAATGAAACTTTGTTCTACCGGTTATTGGTCGAAAATCTAAAGCTGTTGGTCCCGATTATCTATACCCCCACGGTCGGGCTTGCATGCCAGCAGTTCAGCCACATTTATCGCCGCCCACGCGGGCTGTTCTTGTGTCCAAAGGATCGGGGCCAAATCGCTCAGCGTCTGAGAAACTTTCGGAGAGACATCCGGCTAATCGTCGTGACAGACAACGAGCGGATTCTCGGCTTGGGCGATCAAGGGGCCGGTGGGATGGCCATTCCCATCGGCAAATTGGTCCTCTACTCGGCTGGAGCGGGCATTCACCCCTCCCTTTGTCTTCCTATCAGCCTGGACGTCGGAACGGACAATTCGGCATTGTTGGAGGACCCTTATTACGTGGGATACCGCGGACGCCGCCTGCGCAGCGCCGAATACGATCTGTTTATCGAGGAGTTTGTGCAAGCGGTCAAACACGTCTTCCCGCGCGCCCTCCTCCAGTGGGAAGACTTCAAAAAGGCAAATGCCTTTAACCTCCTGGAGCGCTATGCTCAGCGGTTAGCCAGCTTCAACGACGACATCCAGGGCACAGCCGCTGTGACTCTCGCGGGCATCCTTTCGGCTGTCGGCGCTCTGGGCCACTCGTTGCGCCAACAGCGCTTCCTCATGTTCGGCTCGGGCGCTGCCGGTGTCGGAATCGGGCGGCTATTGCGGACCGCACTCCGCGCCGAAAGCCTGACCGAAGCCGAAGCTCGCCAGTGCCAAATTTTCATGGACTCCGAGGGCGTGGTCTGGGAAGGGCGCGGCGAGTTGGAGCGGCATAAGCGCGAAGCAGCCTTGCGCCCGGAGGACTTCCCTGCGCTCGGGCTTGCCCAGCCACCGCCTGTGGCATTGGAGCAAGTCATCCTGTCGTGCCGGCCTACGGTACTAATCGGCGCCACCGGCCAGCCCGGAGACTTCACCCCAGCCGTCATTCGCGCCATGGCCAAAGGCTGCGAGCGGCCCATTATCTTCCCCTTAAGCAACCCCACCAGCAAAGCCGAATGCACTCCGGCGGAGGCCTTGCTGCACTCGGACGGACGCGCGCTCATCGCCACCGGCTCCCCGTTCGAGCCAGTCACCTTCAATGGCCAAAAACACGTGATCGGCCAATGCAACAACGTCTTTGTTTTTCCAGGCGTTGGCCTCGGCGTGCTCATCAGCGAAGCCAGTCGCGTAACTGATTCCATGTTCCTGGCCGCTGCCCGGGCTCTGGCGTTTTTTTCAAACTCACGGCCATCCGGCCCCGGCTGCTTGTATCCCAGCTTGCGGGACCTGCGCGAGGTCAGCCGCCTCATCGCATTCAAAGTTGCACAAACCGCCCGGGATGAGGGGTTCGGGCGCAGCCTGAACGATGCCGCCATTCAGAGCGCCATCGATGACTTCTGCTGGGCGCCAAATTATGAGGGTGGAAAGTGCAGATCTGAAAAGGCGGCCCAGACAGGTTTTGTGGGGAATGGCTTTGCGCTCACTGCCCAAACCACGCCGGCTCTAAAATCTTAA
- a CDS encoding alpha-amylase family glycosyl hydrolase produces the protein MRQPLLYELNARWWLGELSKKYSRPVTLDSVPEAEVAAWQDLGFTHIWLMGVWATGPLARSRAWSELKLLGPEYGPEAVGGSPYAIADYHVGSELGGDAALNTFRQQLSARGLKLVLDFVPNHLGLDHPWVVERPELFVQSKDRAPEHFQQQTRAGMRWLAHGKDPNFAAWTDTVQLDYRRPETHRIMIELLQRIAGCCDGVRCDMAMLLLNDVFNQTWPKVPTLQAAVSPGPARSGAGALPEFWASAILAVKRQAPGFLFLAEAYWGLEPRLQALGFDFTYDKDLLDKILARAPAAVQRHVYEMRPGALAQGAHFLENHDEPRIASLLSFSEHRAAALLVLALPGMRFLHQGQLTGARRKAPVQLVRSRAGPDDPRITALYENLLQVLNRSAVGQGKGELLRPRAAWQDNPTAQNFVIVQWQAQPDLFDLVVINLATHPSQCVVSLNFPNLSSCSWSMQDLLSDEQYVRPGLELQNHGLFLDVPANAAQLFQLQPQP, from the coding sequence GTGCGCCAACCGCTCCTTTACGAACTCAATGCCCGATGGTGGCTGGGCGAGCTTTCAAAAAAATATTCCCGCCCTGTTACGCTCGATTCGGTGCCCGAAGCCGAGGTTGCTGCGTGGCAGGACCTGGGTTTTACCCATATTTGGCTCATGGGTGTTTGGGCCACCGGCCCGCTCGCACGGAGTCGGGCCTGGTCTGAATTAAAGCTTCTCGGTCCGGAGTATGGGCCGGAAGCCGTCGGCGGCTCGCCGTATGCCATTGCGGATTACCACGTGGGGTCCGAATTGGGAGGCGACGCAGCCTTAAACACGTTCCGGCAGCAACTCAGCGCGCGCGGGCTAAAACTCGTTCTTGATTTTGTCCCCAATCACCTCGGCCTGGACCACCCTTGGGTCGTTGAGCGCCCGGAATTATTTGTGCAAAGCAAGGACCGGGCGCCCGAACATTTCCAGCAACAAACCAGGGCCGGCATGCGATGGCTGGCCCATGGCAAAGACCCGAACTTCGCCGCCTGGACCGATACCGTGCAGTTGGATTACCGCCGGCCAGAAACGCACCGGATTATGATCGAATTGCTGCAACGCATTGCCGGCTGTTGTGATGGGGTTCGCTGCGATATGGCCATGCTGTTGCTCAACGATGTCTTCAATCAAACATGGCCAAAGGTCCCAACCCTTCAAGCGGCTGTCAGTCCTGGCCCGGCGCGCTCTGGCGCAGGCGCTCTGCCCGAGTTTTGGGCTTCGGCTATTCTCGCCGTTAAAAGGCAAGCTCCGGGCTTTCTTTTTCTGGCGGAAGCTTACTGGGGCCTCGAACCGCGCCTCCAAGCCCTCGGGTTCGATTTTACCTACGATAAAGACCTCCTGGACAAAATCCTCGCCCGGGCTCCGGCGGCGGTTCAGCGGCACGTCTATGAAATGCGTCCTGGGGCCTTGGCTCAAGGCGCCCATTTCCTCGAAAACCATGACGAACCGAGAATCGCCTCCCTGCTCTCGTTTTCAGAACATCGGGCCGCAGCCTTGCTGGTCCTGGCCTTGCCCGGGATGCGCTTTCTGCACCAGGGACAACTCACCGGCGCCCGCCGCAAGGCCCCCGTGCAATTGGTTCGGAGCAGGGCTGGCCCGGATGATCCTCGGATCACCGCTCTTTACGAAAACCTTTTGCAGGTTTTGAACAGGAGCGCCGTTGGGCAGGGCAAAGGCGAACTGCTGCGGCCTCGAGCGGCTTGGCAGGATAATCCTACCGCACAGAATTTTGTCATCGTCCAATGGCAGGCCCAGCCCGATCTGTTCGACCTGGTGGTCATCAACCTCGCTACCCACCCCAGCCAATGCGTGGTGTCCTTGAATTTCCCAAACCTTTCGAGCTGTTCGTGGTCGATGCAAGATCTGCTGAGTGACGAGCAGTACGTCCGTCCCGGCTTAGAACTGCAGAACCATGGACTATTCCTGGATGTACCCGCCAATGCAGCCCAATTGTTCCAACTCCAACCCCAGCCCTAA
- a CDS encoding sugar phosphate isomerase/epimerase gives MRASLLSDSKTNRLQSRREFLGITSAAALGLVLSADEGIGAAETGSPATPKSLVGSNIYVWTQYAQRAKKPFDVEEIISALRDTGYDYLEGFMDVKNPDQNAHFAGQLKAKGLQPVSLYVGARLHEEGKATEVVANILAAAKVCQEAGFQVISCNADPIGREKTDAELKTQVAALSELGAGLNAMGMKLGVHQHMPEMANHAREFHYDFDHTKPEVVGWCYDVHWVWKGGIMPLDALRQYGQRVVTWHLRQSRNRIWLEDLEPGDVDYSAVAQYAREHRLARRFSVEIALEPATTITRSPIEDHRISREFVRQVFGS, from the coding sequence ATGCGCGCAAGCCTCCTTTCCGATTCCAAAACCAACCGCCTTCAGTCGCGGCGCGAATTTCTCGGGATAACCTCAGCGGCGGCTCTCGGCCTTGTGCTGTCTGCTGATGAGGGCATTGGGGCGGCGGAGACCGGCTCGCCGGCAACGCCAAAATCGCTGGTCGGCTCGAACATTTATGTCTGGACCCAATACGCTCAGCGCGCCAAAAAACCCTTCGATGTCGAGGAGATCATCTCGGCCCTGCGCGACACGGGCTATGACTATCTCGAAGGCTTTATGGATGTGAAGAATCCGGACCAAAACGCGCATTTCGCTGGACAGCTCAAAGCCAAGGGATTGCAGCCAGTCAGCCTCTATGTCGGCGCTCGGCTGCACGAAGAAGGCAAGGCCACCGAAGTGGTCGCCAATATCCTGGCAGCGGCAAAAGTATGCCAGGAAGCCGGTTTCCAAGTAATCAGTTGCAACGCAGACCCAATTGGGCGCGAAAAAACCGACGCGGAACTCAAGACACAGGTGGCGGCCTTGAGCGAATTAGGCGCGGGCCTCAACGCGATGGGAATGAAACTGGGCGTCCATCAACACATGCCCGAGATGGCCAACCACGCGCGCGAATTCCACTATGACTTCGATCATACCAAGCCCGAAGTGGTCGGCTGGTGCTACGATGTGCATTGGGTATGGAAAGGAGGGATCATGCCGCTGGATGCCTTAAGGCAGTATGGTCAACGCGTGGTAACCTGGCACCTGCGCCAGAGCCGCAACCGGATTTGGCTCGAAGACCTCGAGCCCGGCGATGTGGATTACTCAGCCGTCGCCCAATATGCCCGGGAACATCGCCTGGCCCGGCGCTTCTCGGTCGAAATCGCGCTGGAACCTGCCACCACCATCACCCGCTCCCCAATCGAGGATCATCGCATCAGCAGAGAGTTTGTCCGGCAGGTCTTTGGAAGTTAA
- a CDS encoding amino acid-binding protein, with protein MQITKQLAIFLDNRPGTLARLAEELAKAKINIYAITTSDTVDHSVIRLVLSDFRKALHLFEEHGTLVVEDDVLMIDGTNKPGELARIAHKLADAKVNIEYCYSATPPNAKNGLLILRVSNPAKAFKALNS; from the coding sequence ATGCAAATCACCAAGCAACTTGCCATTTTCCTCGATAACCGGCCCGGCACATTAGCCCGGCTGGCTGAGGAGTTGGCTAAAGCCAAAATCAACATCTATGCCATTACCACCAGCGACACCGTGGACCACAGCGTCATCCGCCTGGTGCTTAGCGATTTTCGCAAGGCACTCCACCTGTTCGAAGAACATGGGACCCTGGTTGTCGAGGACGACGTCCTGATGATTGACGGCACCAATAAACCAGGTGAACTGGCCCGAATCGCCCATAAACTTGCGGATGCCAAAGTCAACATCGAGTACTGCTACAGCGCCACACCCCCAAACGCCAAAAATGGATTGCTCATTCTCCGCGTCTCAAACCCGGCCAAGGCCTTCAAGGCGCTGAATTCCTAA
- a CDS encoding ammonia-forming cytochrome c nitrite reductase subunit c552, which translates to MSVQKNWLGCAAILALAIVAALQFGPRTPKTTAPRATTAPEPPIAAFGGSPSCAACHKEEFVLWQKSHHASAERRLSLARDSSAFSPTRTIRHGTQISSAQLTPRGVQLHTAGIDGRPEGFALERVIGVAPLEQFLVPSGGGRFQVTELAFDPQRQDWFDVYGNEDRKPGEWGHWTGRGMTWNSMCAACHNTSVRKNYLEPTDSYSTTLAEMSVGCESCHGPMAAHNRWQAAHPNQAGDPTLRPVRRQAMFDVCGSCHARRVELTGQFRPGDNFSDHFALVLPDETDVFYPDGQVRDEDFEFTAFEGSRMHAAGIRCIDCHEPHSAQVRIPGNNLCMVCHAAPAPPAPKIDPATHSHHQAGQPGDSCADCHMPQTLYMQRHARHDHGFTIPDPLLTKEFGIPNACSRCHTNQSLQWVLQAADKWYGQRMERPTRTRARILARARAGDDKALPELLGLLKTETNGFWRAVSAGLLRHWADAPQITSALISSLRDPDPLARALGARALEPVAPDNPAIQESLRNSLEDPIRAVRIEAEWALRRTIDTNSVPGRELMTYLAYNGDQPPGAFQLGVFHLDRGELNPAMSYLRRAVDWDARSAPLHEALATGLSLEQKQDEAVQELETACALAPRDAQCRFKLGLALNEDGQIEKACAVLKQSVELDPRFARGWYNLGLAYNSCGKTQEAIESLVRAESIDDHSPDIPFARATILARLGRADQARAAARRALEIQPAYTQATQLLEMLSRP; encoded by the coding sequence ATGTCCGTGCAGAAAAACTGGTTAGGTTGCGCTGCCATTCTGGCACTCGCTATTGTGGCAGCCCTTCAGTTTGGCCCCAGAACCCCCAAAACCACGGCACCTCGGGCCACCACCGCCCCCGAACCTCCCATCGCAGCCTTCGGTGGTTCGCCCAGTTGCGCCGCCTGCCACAAAGAGGAGTTTGTTCTCTGGCAGAAGTCTCATCACGCATCGGCTGAGCGACGGCTCAGCTTGGCGCGTGACTCCTCTGCCTTTTCCCCAACCCGAACCATTCGGCACGGAACACAAATCTCCTCCGCCCAGCTTACCCCCCGGGGGGTCCAACTCCACACGGCTGGCATAGATGGGCGCCCCGAGGGTTTTGCCCTCGAAAGGGTAATCGGCGTCGCGCCCTTGGAACAATTCCTGGTGCCATCTGGCGGAGGACGTTTTCAAGTTACGGAACTGGCCTTTGATCCGCAGCGGCAGGACTGGTTCGATGTCTATGGCAATGAGGACCGCAAACCCGGTGAGTGGGGCCATTGGACGGGACGCGGCATGACCTGGAATTCCATGTGCGCCGCTTGTCATAACACGAGCGTGCGCAAGAACTACCTTGAACCCACCGATTCATACTCAACCACGCTCGCCGAAATGAGCGTCGGGTGCGAAAGCTGCCATGGCCCAATGGCGGCGCACAATCGCTGGCAAGCCGCCCATCCCAATCAAGCCGGCGACCCCACGCTTCGGCCAGTCCGGCGCCAGGCCATGTTCGACGTCTGCGGCTCTTGTCACGCCCGCCGGGTCGAGTTAACTGGCCAGTTCCGTCCCGGAGACAACTTTTCCGACCATTTCGCCCTGGTCCTGCCCGACGAAACGGATGTGTTCTATCCCGACGGCCAGGTCCGGGACGAGGATTTCGAGTTCACCGCATTCGAGGGCAGCCGGATGCATGCCGCTGGAATTCGCTGTATCGATTGTCATGAACCCCACTCCGCACAGGTGCGGATTCCGGGCAATAACCTGTGCATGGTCTGCCACGCTGCGCCTGCCCCGCCGGCGCCAAAAATTGATCCGGCCACCCACAGCCACCACCAGGCCGGCCAACCGGGCGATAGCTGCGCCGATTGTCACATGCCCCAGACGCTTTACATGCAGCGCCATGCCCGCCACGACCACGGTTTCACCATCCCCGACCCCCTGCTCACAAAAGAATTCGGCATTCCCAACGCCTGCAGCCGCTGCCACACCAATCAGAGCCTCCAGTGGGTCCTGCAGGCGGCCGACAAATGGTATGGCCAGCGCATGGAAAGACCTACCCGCACCCGAGCGCGGATTCTTGCCCGCGCCCGTGCCGGTGATGATAAGGCCCTGCCCGAGCTTTTGGGTCTTTTAAAGACGGAGACTAACGGCTTCTGGCGCGCGGTTTCGGCGGGCCTGCTCCGGCATTGGGCAGACGCTCCCCAAATTACCTCGGCACTGATCTCCAGTTTGCGGGACCCGGACCCCCTGGCGCGGGCACTCGGCGCACGCGCACTGGAACCGGTGGCGCCCGATAATCCGGCCATCCAGGAATCCCTCCGCAACAGTCTCGAAGACCCCATCCGCGCCGTGCGCATCGAGGCCGAGTGGGCTTTGCGGCGCACCATTGATACCAACTCAGTCCCGGGGCGGGAATTAATGACTTACCTCGCCTATAACGGCGACCAGCCGCCGGGCGCGTTTCAACTGGGCGTCTTTCATCTGGACCGAGGTGAACTCAATCCTGCGATGAGCTATTTAAGACGCGCCGTGGATTGGGATGCTCGTTCTGCTCCATTGCATGAGGCCCTGGCCACCGGGTTGAGCCTCGAACAGAAACAGGATGAGGCCGTTCAGGAATTAGAGACCGCCTGTGCCTTGGCGCCGCGCGATGCCCAATGCCGCTTCAAGCTGGGTCTCGCTTTGAACGAAGACGGTCAAATCGAGAAGGCCTGCGCGGTCCTCAAGCAGTCCGTCGAGTTGGACCCGCGCTTTGCCCGAGGCTGGTACAATCTCGGGCTGGCTTATAATAGCTGCGGCAAAACGCAAGAAGCCATCGAGAGCCTGGTAAGGGCCGAATCCATTGATGACCACTCGCCGGATATTCCCTTTGCCCGGGCCACTATCCTGGCCAGGCTCGGGCGCGCCGACCAGGCCCGCGCCGCGGCCCGCCGCGCCCTGGAAATCCAGCCTGCATATACCCAAGCCACGCAATTATTAGAGATGCTATCTCGCCCCTAA
- a CDS encoding beta-N-acetylhexosaminidase: MTSKVSRSIVGLAGLGLASLLAVELFAGTSKTPALVPLPQKLEMRKGTFVLRPKTRIVVDAASRDTGDYLAQRLRHSTGFALPVVSDAKTKGDIVLGVAPQRAGLGEESYDLSVSPGSVVIEGGDSAGVFYGAQTLLQLVPVEVFSSTMTKGIKWSMPSVAIHDQPRFAWRGFMLDVSRHFFNKSEIKQMLDLMALHKLNTFHWHLTDDQGWRIEIKKYPRLTEVGAWRKSIGFKLDPKASRAYGPDGRYGGYYTQDDIREIVAYAKALHITIVPEIEMPGHSSAALAAYPELSCTGGPFSTDMSGGVFPGVYCAGNDETFNFLENVLSEVMELFPGKYIHIGGDEVPKQSWMNCEKCQARMKAEGLKTGRELESYFVRRIEKFLNSRGRRLIGWSEIREGGLAQNAAVMDWIGGAFEAASAGHDVVMTPTAYCYFDHYQSTNHATEPHAIGGFLPLNQVYAFDPIPADLEAQYRSHIIGAQANLWTEYVPSFKHVQYMAFPRLCAMAEVGWSPQQERNYDDFRRRLAVHCRRLDDLGVNYRKGIPDANAPKTIQLSGG; the protein is encoded by the coding sequence ATGACATCCAAAGTTAGTCGTAGCATTGTTGGGCTGGCGGGTCTCGGCCTGGCCTCATTGTTAGCAGTGGAACTCTTTGCCGGAACATCAAAGACACCGGCGCTGGTGCCATTGCCGCAGAAGCTCGAAATGCGCAAGGGCACATTCGTCTTGAGGCCTAAAACCCGGATCGTGGTTGATGCGGCCTCACGCGATACCGGCGATTACCTGGCCCAGCGGCTGCGTCACTCGACCGGTTTTGCCTTGCCGGTCGTGAGCGACGCCAAAACCAAAGGGGACATTGTCCTTGGGGTTGCGCCGCAAAGGGCGGGGCTCGGAGAGGAATCTTACGATTTGTCAGTTTCCCCAGGGTCAGTGGTCATTGAGGGAGGTGATTCTGCAGGGGTGTTTTACGGAGCGCAAACATTGCTGCAGTTGGTTCCGGTGGAGGTCTTCAGCAGCACGATGACGAAAGGGATTAAATGGAGCATGCCGTCAGTGGCCATCCATGATCAGCCGCGTTTCGCCTGGCGCGGGTTCATGCTGGATGTGAGCCGGCATTTCTTCAATAAATCAGAGATCAAACAGATGCTGGACCTGATGGCGCTGCACAAGCTGAACACCTTTCATTGGCATCTGACTGATGACCAGGGGTGGAGGATAGAAATCAAGAAGTATCCGCGCCTGACGGAGGTGGGGGCCTGGCGCAAGAGCATCGGTTTCAAACTCGATCCGAAGGCGAGCAGGGCTTACGGCCCGGATGGCCGTTACGGCGGTTATTACACGCAGGATGACATCCGGGAGATAGTCGCCTACGCCAAAGCCCTGCACATTACCATTGTGCCTGAGATCGAAATGCCGGGCCATTCCAGCGCCGCTTTGGCGGCCTACCCCGAGTTGAGCTGCACCGGCGGGCCCTTTAGCACGGATATGAGCGGGGGAGTTTTTCCGGGCGTCTATTGCGCTGGTAATGATGAGACGTTCAATTTTCTTGAGAACGTCCTGAGCGAGGTTATGGAACTCTTTCCGGGCAAGTATATCCACATCGGTGGCGACGAGGTTCCGAAACAGAGTTGGATGAACTGCGAGAAATGCCAGGCGCGCATGAAAGCCGAAGGGCTAAAGACAGGGCGTGAACTGGAGAGTTATTTCGTGAGGCGCATCGAGAAATTCCTTAATAGCAGGGGGCGCAGGCTCATTGGCTGGAGCGAGATTCGCGAGGGGGGCCTGGCACAGAACGCGGCTGTGATGGATTGGATCGGGGGCGCCTTCGAGGCCGCCAGCGCCGGGCATGACGTGGTGATGACTCCCACCGCGTATTGTTATTTTGATCATTATCAATCCACCAATCACGCCACCGAACCGCACGCGATTGGCGGGTTTCTGCCCTTAAACCAGGTGTATGCTTTCGACCCGATTCCCGCAGACCTGGAGGCTCAATATCGCAGCCATATTATCGGCGCCCAGGCTAACCTGTGGACCGAGTATGTGCCCTCGTTCAAACATGTCCAATATATGGCCTTTCCGCGCCTGTGCGCCATGGCCGAGGTGGGATGGTCGCCGCAACAAGAACGCAATTACGACGATTTCCGGCGGCGCCTGGCTGTTCATTGCCGGCGTCTGGATGACTTGGGAGTCAATTACCGCAAAGGGATTCCGGACGCCAACGCGCCTAAAACCATTCAGTTAAGCGGGGGCTAA